The Frankiaceae bacterium genome includes a region encoding these proteins:
- the panB gene encoding 3-methyl-2-oxobutanoate hydroxymethyltransferase: MTATLYGGSPGRRVTVLDVQAAKTRGERWPMLTAYDALTARVLDEAGIPVLLVGDSAAMVVYGYDSTLPVTVDDLVPLVRAVTRGAARALVVADMPFGSYQASVPQAVSNAARFLQEGRAHAVKLEGGARVLPQVEAIVSSGVPVMGHLGLTPQSVNAFGGFKVQGRGEAGERLLADAKSLQEAGAFAIVLECVPADLAARVTASLAIPTIGIGAGAACDAQVLVWQDLMGLTPTPGPRFVKRYADLRGLLTDAAQQFATEVRDGVYPAPEHAYE, translated from the coding sequence ATGACCGCAACGCTCTACGGCGGCTCCCCCGGCCGCCGCGTCACCGTCCTCGACGTCCAGGCCGCGAAGACCCGCGGCGAGCGCTGGCCGATGCTCACGGCGTACGACGCCCTCACCGCCCGGGTCCTCGACGAGGCCGGTATCCCCGTCCTGCTCGTCGGCGACAGCGCCGCGATGGTCGTGTACGGCTACGACTCCACGCTGCCGGTCACGGTCGACGACCTCGTACCGCTGGTGCGCGCTGTCACGCGCGGCGCGGCGCGGGCGCTCGTCGTGGCGGACATGCCGTTCGGCTCGTACCAGGCGTCGGTGCCGCAGGCCGTCTCGAACGCGGCCCGGTTCCTGCAGGAGGGTCGCGCGCACGCGGTCAAGCTCGAGGGCGGCGCGCGGGTGCTGCCGCAGGTGGAGGCCATCGTCTCCTCCGGCGTACCCGTCATGGGCCACCTCGGGCTGACGCCGCAGTCGGTGAACGCGTTCGGCGGGTTCAAGGTCCAGGGCCGCGGCGAGGCGGGCGAGCGGCTGCTCGCCGACGCGAAATCGCTGCAGGAGGCGGGGGCGTTCGCGATCGTCCTGGAGTGCGTGCCCGCCGACCTCGCGGCGCGCGTCACGGCGTCGCTCGCGATCCCGACGATCGGCATCGGCGCGGGCGCGGCGTGCGACGCGCAGGTGCTCGTGTGGCAGGACCTCATGGGCCTGACGCCGACGCCGGGGCCGCGGTTCGTGAAGCGGTACGCCGACCTGCGCGGCCTGCTCACCGACGCCGCGCAGCAGTTCGCGACGGAGGTCCGCGACGGCGTCTACCCCGCGCCGGAGCACGCGTACGAGTAA